The Vespa velutina chromosome 2, iVesVel2.1, whole genome shotgun sequence sequence taGCCGTTTTAagaattcaataaatattattaaccaAATGCATTGCAAATTATTTACGATTCTTGAAGGAGGCGATATTGTGTAAACGAGTGGCAGGAAGTAGTAAGGATAATTTTCCgtccttcttccttcattaTCCTCATTTCTCGATCATAAAACTTACGATGATAATAAGAAGATGGTAtcatatcattaaattttcaacCAATCAGTTTCTCGCTATTACTATatgaatttatctttatctgaTTTTAACTGATATCTATACGCATTTCTATCAAAGGTAAACTCGTCCTTCATAATGAACATCACGGACAAATTCATCGACAATCATCACATGGCTATAGCAGGCTTGGACTTTGAGATTGCTTCGAATACCTTCAGCAATGGCAAACTACAGGTCGTTTGTAACGCCAATGTCTTTCATCTTTATCAGAAGAAGGCCGAAGTCCTTTTAAAGGAGGAACGACCGATATTGGCTTCCGTACTGGGAACTCGTGAATCTTCTTACATTGGTACGGTAATgttaatcgttataatattaatggatCGTTCCTAATACGATTATGTTCCATACATACTGGTTACTACTCGATTATAAATCAATCTGTGTGACCTtagagataaaacaaaaaaataaatgtggTCTTATAGCAATGATTCGTTATTGCAGTAGACTTTGTCGTGTATATCTACTAGCATTTACATtcgatatctttttgttttaggTAATGCAGCAAGACGCGTTGAGGAGTGGTTTTGCACAGGTGTACTGGCTACCTTGCTGCTGTGCAATCTGAGATAACATCTGTGAACATCGACTGGATTTATGCATACTACTGTGtcggagaggaagagaataaaattgtttgtaaaatttcgaaaatattaatatgaggaggagaaaagaaaaacagagaaaagagagaaagagaagggaagaaagagaaagaaaaagaggcgagagagagagagagagagagagagagagagagagagtttttcgttaaaataagTATCGAACGTATGTTATTCGTGTaaataggataaaaaaaatttagtaaAATATCTACGTGTATGCGACATGCGTCATCTCGTCGTCACATGAGACGACTTTGTAATCCGAATAATGTgtcgtattataatatattaggaTCGACGATACGTCGCGCTAAAATAACGAAAACTTTTTTCGAACACATTATATGATGTTTTTTATCCTCCGACAATGATTTTGATACCTTCTCTGTACCGTTGTAGCCAATACAATGTGACCCATCACGTTTGTAGGGCAAAAACTGTTATCGTTCATAAACGAggttttatttcaatgaaaaatgaataaatgattcACCTTCGTTACTTCACTGTTTCATCTTTCCTATGTTATACCCGatttctctatatatgtaaCTTGTTCTGTATAAGCTATGATGTATCTGTCATGAATAATATCaaggaatagaaaaggaaaataatttatttatttggaaaagtacagttatttttattattaccatatTTATTTGTGTGGATCACAGAAAggtaaagtataaaataattatcttgtaAAAGATAAAGTAAATTAGTTTCTGCACAAgtgacataaaatatataagacaagaattatatctacatagaaataataattacaattatgatCAAGTGaatgagaatatatttaaattggcAGACAGTGATATGAAGCTTACAAAGAAACTTAATATTACAGGAGCTCTAAATGTTCTTGTGTTTCTTaatgtataatgaaatataaattaatagaaattttgaaaatttttaaaaatttgtaacagaaacaaaacatttatttattatcattcagcCTATGTATGCTTtgtgatttctttttacattggATTCTGAATTTTCATCTGAATTATGCTTACTGTTGCATCtctaattttacttttctctaaACCAACTTGCTGAATCTTTTCCATTTGTTCTGTAACATATTCGACTCTTCCCTTGAAATATTCCTTTGCATCCTGTATGCTCTTTTGTGCATAATAACCAGTCCCTATATCAACTAATACATTATTTGTGTTTGCGAGCTTTCCAGTAACATACATTGATCCGGTAAGTGGAACAAGTATTTCCTTTCCTATAAAAtacacaataaaaaaaaatgattatttaatacaaaatatgtcCATTATAAGGAGTATTTATTTAGTTCTtctgatttttcttaataacgtgatttttaaaatagaaaaaagctatgaaaatttaattggaATAAAGAGATATCCTTTGAATGGAAAAATTTCCTAACCTATAAAAGTACATTCTACAAAAAggaattatatacaattaattaatcattattaaaggaTAATATTTTAAGCACTGACCTTGGACTTTAGGTGTAATTTTTTCCAAACACGATCCAGACTCTAGGAATCTACTTTGTGCGAGTTTCAATTTGTGCAAAGAATCTTGAAAGACGTTAAGTTCTTGATCCATTTGTTGTTTCAAGTGCACTAATTGTTGGAAATTTAAATTGGAAATATCGATTTGTTGCATCTGAGATCCATCAGATAACGATATTTCTGACATGTTTAAatcttaatttaataatcacACTAGTTTATCTCAAAAAAACCGATCAGTTAACACCGAGCGTACTTTTTTTAGGACATCCAAACATGGACAAAACGAAACTAACGACAACGTTATCCCACCTAAGACTTTAAAATTCTACCAACTGGCAGCACTTACCAAGTAAAACACAACTGCCATCTGACCAACGGATAAGTATTTTTGATatcaacaaataatattaagaataatattataaaattaatttctttttttttttatgatatatcaaCGTATCAtactaattaaaatgaatactagttcgtaattatttaaatgaatgttatatatttttatgaattatcaGTGTCTACTTTTGTCGATAATGTCGGTTACACATATGATTCATCGATAAGGAACTTCTCTAATGTtccaaaataaataacataatgaagaaaaattttcacggtcgtatttaataacaaaagaatCGATTCGTCGAGCTAGACTCCTGAGATATACGTAACAGTACGAATTCGTACTTACTCGTATAAACAGCTTTCTTACCGATCTCTTCAAGATCATTTtgtatctttaaaattatttagtctcaaaacttataattttaattaattatttatataattaatattaaaatttcttttagaattattaattagtttatcttattaaaaataacgtatataatattatctcttCTCTACCAACGTTAGTAGAAATCTATTTGATCGATAGAACGCTTGTAgctttctataaaataatttgaagtaGCGCTTTCTTGCGTAGGATAAGaacaaatgagaaaatatatttgtataattatatcacattattaatttattttattttatacgcaTCTTTGCTTACATACTCCAATATCTAAACATATCAATTAAATCTAAATTTGCATATAATTGCGTACCGagctaaaaataaaaaaaattctctctagTTTATTCATCTATTTATGCCATGGTGGTGATTAtcgagttttttcttttatattcacattaatttttattagatttgcCTACATGAAATGAAGCATTTATAATTGCGTacgacaaatatttttcttctttttttctttttcttcagatGAACATTGGCTTGAAGATATTCCAAGGACATCCAAATGTAGACATGCTTGCGGACAATAAAGAAGGATCTTCAATGAcggaaacaattaatttttgtgcGCTCTTAATTTAAAACGTATGTCAATATTTGTAGACAGATGTTCAATCGAcgaatatgattataataactttaacactttttttttacaggacGATCATTCGATTCTTAGAGCGCAAAGTTGTTTTATTGTACTTTCACGTCGTCCGTAATTATGtggatattttaaataaacaataacttCCTCTGACAATAggtttcattgatttttatagattCTCATCGATTAACTACATCGCATCGGAtactaaatatttattttcacaatCAAGCAACAGATCTTATATTTATGTGACATTTTGtcattaatacatatacatttctttctaattttttcatatatatatatatatatatatatttatatattatatcggaGGACATTACGTTTGCCATAAATGTTCTGATTTTTACACACGTGACCCTTTAAGGTTATTTTATACACGTGCACAGCTCTATTTGCGTATTAACGATAgaattttactatttatagTTGAAGAAATTAAGCGCGaaatgaaacataaaaatacgAAGTAGTGCTCTACGTAAAAAAAACATgtcgattatattaataacctTTAAGGGTCAGTGAAGTAGAGATTGTCAAGCGAGAGCACGCGCAAACGGTATTGTCtagaatttaatgataatgtGTTTCCTTTGTTGATCCCACGTATTAATCAGgagaatttagaaaattacaACGTAATTGTtgtaatcatatttttttctgtactttcctttctttttcttttttttttcttttttttttttaacaagctAATAATTTTCCTTGTAAATGTTCCTAAGTTCACAAAcagttttcaaatttataatagtatCGACTGTCtctttaaatcattaaatctCAAGTAAAATACAATAGAAACGATTTTCTATACACTTTATACCgtaaaatttcgttttttgaatttattataataggtATCTTTCGAGCAGCTAACTCATTAATTAAGTTATACTTTAGTTCATTAGCATGGAAACAAGTTTCCGTATCGTTAGGCCAAATTGGAAAATGAATTAACGATGTTTATCGCCACTTAGATATGCGCCGTGGAACGATCAATGTTCTTgctctcgatttttttttttttttttattaattctccATCCTCtttattttgaagaaatatttataatgagtcatttataaagaaataatatctttcgCCGTATGAAtcgaaatacatatttaaCCGTTCTTTGATATGCGATCAGAATTGCCTTAGAGTCGAAATCGACTTATAGCTCTTTGTTTTCCTTATTATGTATCTTGTCTTGAGGTAGAGAACATTTGTTTCGAGATGAATGAAAAGTGTGAATGCGAGATGGAGCATTTCTTAAGCGAAGAATAGAAACATGTTGAATCTTCTAAGATATCCCAGTCACAATTTCTAATATTGAGTATGTGCCATGTTTTTCTTGGTTAACAGcgcatcttcttttcttttctttttttcttcattttcttttttacaataaataccTAATTTATCTgctttatatgtaaaaaaagcatcatcgtaattaataatacgacgTACGTAAACTCGAGTTTCTCGATCGTcagaatttaaatattatacataggcTTTTATGTGACGTATTATTTCGTGTGAATCGTCCTTAGGACAATCTTAAAATCATactattatagatattatttattctctacATATTGCCCCGATATCGATAACACTACGTAGTACatacagattttttttttttctatacaagTACTAATTACATCGCATAACGTCGAAACAACGTTATATCCCCTGTGATTTATCTTTGTACAAGAAgcgataattttattcgatatttcatAAAGTAGAATTCTTGTTAGGTATCGAATGAGAAACGGAAGATAAGGAAGCGATTTTTTATGAGGTATTTTCGATACAGATATTTAAGTCACGatacaatgatattttttttggcTTAAAGTGACGTCTATCGAGAAAATGTGTATTAGATTCTTTCGAGAATAATCGCAAAGAAGAAATGACTTTTGAGATTGGCAGTGAATTTTGGAAGTTGTCCAAAGTGCCAAAAATTTGTTAGTGCATTCCACTCagtatgaatataataatttaacgataattatttgcTTCTCCGATACTTAATGTATTTGAATACATTAAGTACAATAAAGTGTgaatcatacatacatacagatatatatatatatatatatatatatatatatatatatatattcacatacacatatacatgcatacgcacatccatttattcattcaaCTGTGCATCTATGAATCCACGTATCTGTAAATTTACCGATCTGTGCTTACTTTGCGCTTATTGTGCTTATAGCGCATACCGCGCATCCACGCATGCACACATTTGTGTTTGCGTTCACATTTGTAttcttgtttaattaaatgtcgATGCGTAACAGTATATAAGCTTTATCGACACATACCGTATTATTAGTATTTCTTGAACTTCATAGAATTTTGGAAGTATTTATACAAGCAGTTACACATATAACAACGTAGCTTATCTTAGTATTTAATTTTCGGAAGGAGATCACTTTAGTCgctaatatttgaattttaaaaattaaaaattaaaaatttacaaagaaaaaaggaagaaaagaattataaactGATTAAGCataactttttttcaattctttccctgttcaataaatcaattttgtatattttgtaaaaataaaaatgatcgatcattTTGAAGCTCATAGAATaagacagagaaaaggaaaagaagaaatttaaaaaagtaacaaaagcGGTACTAATGATTGAATAAGTAGCATAATTATCGATCGCATCGAAGTACGAACGATCGCTCGTCCcgagtaaaatattatattcgagaAAGGTCAGAGAAAAAGGCCTACGCATTGATAGGCCACCCCAGGGCAGTGTGTATCTGGATCCAATATGGTTCCACGATAAAATTCTCGAACATCCGATATTTTCTCGAAACAAGCTGTTCTAACTCAGTTCGTTGCTCGTAAAAAAGAGTCGCGTGTCATAGAGAGATTttaacagtttttttttttttattttatttcctctgCTAATAAATGCGTGCAGccattgaataatatttttcatttttaaattttagatTTGAAGTCTGATCGGTCAAGATAGATTGTACGTATAGAACGTCACTAAAGTccatataatattctataataattatctcaagcattttttcactttttgtcTTTCATGTGGCGAACGAAGCatcgttcgatatatatatatatatattttttttttctggttaATCAAGCTTATTAAACATACATTAAAGAGATTCGTTAAATATAATCTATCATCTAATGTGTAGCATTTTCACCTCGAGGTTTTCCACCGTTCTAATTAGGATATCGATCTTATTTTCAGAAATGGACAGGTCgcgttaaaaaatgtatttaagaatgaaaaagtcaATTGATTTGCTTCGCAGAATAGGTTCGCGTTTAAAGTACTTTCTCTTCTCAGAATATTTAATCTCACGACAAAGGGAACATCGCAAATATATTGACGTTCTTCTGTACAGTCTTCATtgagaaataattgtaattatgtaGCTATACCTTTCGTTCCGTTCGGTTGTGCCTTCAAAGCACATCGTCGTTCTTTAACAGCAAAGTTGATGTTTTCGAGCTTACGCTGAATGCCCACCGAcggtttaattaattattatctttaattgaTATGAGACACGATAATTACTTTTCTAAAAACTACGTTACGTGATACGATTTCAgcatgtttttctatttttttttgtaacataaattttaacaagtattcacacatatacaatatgtacatCTGAATATAGATGTCGAACAATGTCAACAAAAAGTGTTTTCTTCTATATACACGAAGCTCATAGtacatagatttttttttcacgagtCGCCGCTTGACTAGATTATTGTCCGCTTTCACCGCAATTACGATGCGTGGGAATATTTCGATACGCGTTATGGAAGGCCTTAGagtcgaatttttatttaatttttatcttttttttttttttgtttttatagcATTTACCATATACTCAAACAAAAGTAGGTACGACGTACTACTTTACCTATTCGAcgcgattttttatttacgtcaTGTGTAGATCACCCTTAAGTATTCTCGTAAAGGTTTTCTTAAATTGTTGATTGGCCAGGGCATAGCAGAAGGGATTCATTGGACTGTTTGCATAGCAAAGGAAATAGGAGAACATGAAGAGATGTTCATTCGTACATGGAGGATTCGTACAAAAGCCTTCGACGAGAGCCAGAATGTGATAAGGGGTCCAACAGGCAACAAAAGCTCCAAGAATAAAAGATATCGTTCTGAAGGCTTTGCGTGCTCTGTTTTCAGTCCTTGACTTTTGTCGTCCCATTGTCGGATTTCTCTGAGTTTTGGCTTTTAATCGTTTGCCGATGGTTTTGACGAAGTCTCTTCTAGAGCCGCTTTCTTCCTCATTTtcggtttctctcttttttgattGTTTCTTAGACTCTTGTCCGTCTGTACCAGAAATCGTTGGCACCATACTACTCGACGATGAATTTTGCGGTGGATTATTATTGATCTTAGTGACTTGATCAGAGAATCTTTCAGTCGCTTGATCAGAAAATCTCTCGGTCGTACTATTGGATGTTTCAACAATCTTTGCATTACCGATAACAGTTGTGACTGGTTGACGTTTAGTGTCTTCAGCCTTTACGGTTACTTCGGTATGCACTTTGCTCACTGTAGGAGATGTTTGAGATGCGGCGTTTGTTTGTTGGGTAATAAAGACACGTGGTGGATGCGTTTGACTCGAGGCATTCGACATAGCCGGTTGCTGTTGTTGACCCTGTTTGCTCGATGGAGCCATTTGATTTGCGCCAGCTTGTTGAGTTGCTCTGAGGAGCGCGGCTTGTAACAAGCTAGTCGTAGTCGCCGTAGAAGTAGCATTACAGAGAATAGGCGATGATGGTGCCGTCGAAAGAGGATTTGCTAAACTGcacgagaaagaggaaggtgGGCTTTCGTAGGAAGGACTTGGGAGAATGACCGAACTCTCGTCCATGTACCTCAAGTCGGCTCCATCGAGGCCAGTTAGAATGTCAAAGGTACCTTGACCATGACTGGGAACGACCAAAGACTTTGGTCTGTCACCGGACGATGAGGTTGAAGGACTTCCTGTTATCGGTGGACTGCTTTGAAACTGCGTGGGTGGAGGTATGATATTTTGTTGAGAACTATTCAGTGAAAGTTGTCGGCTTTGAACGAGCGGTGTTGTTTCTTCGTTCGACGTGGTCACCTGTTTACTACTGTAAACGTCGATAGATTTTAATGATTGTTCTGGGGTTAAAGTTTGACTACTCGATTTGTCTGGCTCGACAGGATTATCGGTGTCTAGAAGACTGAGCTCCTGTATTTTCGGCAGTGTTTGGCCTTTTTGAGTCATCGTGCTAGATTCACAGACCGGACTCGTTGTCGGTAAGCTTTTCTTCGTGATTGGTACGCTTGTTTCGATCTTAACGGGTACGATGCCGTTTAATCGACCATTGGTGGCGAACACTTGAAGCGCCCCAGATTGGACAACCAGGCCGGCAAGAGATGAACGTTTCTTGATGTTACTCAGTTGTTGAGACGGCCCAACGGTACTTTCTTCGTCGGAGTCGAAGGCCGGGCTGCTAGAGCGTTCAGATTTTTCAGTTTCTGTAGGCATTGTACTTGCATATGTGATCTTGTCCGCAGCATCTTCTGTTCCACCAGATCCCGAAACTTTAGACGACTTTTGTCCGCTATCGGCACCAATCGTATTATCTTCTTGACCACCCGACAAGCTTACTCTTGGTTTATCTTGACTCAACAAAGTACTTTGAGTCTTTGACATACCTATACCTGCTGCACGACCAGCCATTCCGGACATGGCACCGGCACTCAACGCCACCATCGATTGCATTTTTCTCTGCTTCATTTCGCTCTTCTTTTGCATGTCGTAGGCGGTTTTATAAATTCCTCCGTAGAGAATGAAGAGAACTATCAGCGTCGTCCAATAATAACCGATTATAAGCGCGGTATTGAACACTGGATCTTTGAGGAACTGCACCGCGCACTGTCCTGGATTAAGGTCCCTATAACCGATGAAGTGTTCCCAACCGAATATACtgatgaagaagagaagtgCCGGTATGATCCAAGTAATAGTCACCATCCAAATGACACGATTTTTTGTACGCCAGCTGCGATATTGCGCAGCGATTTTCACCGAGCAAAAGCGATCGATCGTAATCAAGAGGACCGTGTACTGTGACACCAGACAGACGGTGTAGTCTACGGATAGCCATAGGTCGCAGAGTAGAGGTCCAAGATTCCAATAGCCCATTAGAACATATACCGTATAGAATGGCATTGAGACTGTACCTGTGTAACAACGAAGATATAGTAGGTTCGATCAGTTCTATTGTGTTTGTGTATGATGAAACAATCGTTCTTCGGAACATCTATAACGTCCGACCCACATcgtttactactactacttctactatcACTATGACTAACCTGTCATATCAACGTAGGTATGATattaaacgagagaaaaaagcgaAATAAAAACAGACTGTGTGCTCCTCGAGATATCATTTTTACTTCCATCCATTTTTATGAGTTTTAAGAACGccaagaaattattttacgaaaaattaGATTCCATATATGAGGATCTTACCGATGAGCATGTCAGTGGCAGCTAACGATGCAATGAAATAGTTGCTCGGCTGTCTGATGGCTCTGTCGACGATAAATGCCAATAATACAAGAATATTACCACCCACTGTCAATAGTATACATATCGCAAGGCATATAGCTATCAGGACTGTTTGCCAGAGTTCGAAGGGTGGTAAAACAGGTGCTATATCTGtttgataaagaaatgatatattgttttattaattaataatgaaaacatttttaacaGATGTATTTACTttcggaaaaataaaaaagataaaatagaaagagagatttatttcacgtgaaattaattgaaaacgtACGACTCAAAGAATTGTTTAATCTCAGTTACATTACCCAGTGACATTGGGGTTGTTATATTTCCTGGAATCGAGATATTGGTTGCATTTGTTGGAAACCATTCCGGCAAAAGTTCCCCGTATTCACCGCTACTCCAGCGTGGATCATCGGGATCAGGCCAAGTTCCATTCAACTGAGTACATTCCGCTGTCAAAATCTGATTGTATACGTATCTGCAGAGACGCTCTCGTTGCCTTTTCAGCTTCCtgaaataagagaaacaaggaaaaaaaaagaaaagaaacgaaatgataTCGCATGATCGTTCATCtacaaagaatataaagagTGGGATCGGatagaaattttgttaatacaaTCTAATACAATAAATTGCGACGAGATATTTTAAGTTatgatatttgtaaaataaaatcgtcatCGAATCGTCGAATATTTCTCGggaatatatcgaaaatatcgttactttctttctttttttttgctttcttagAGGTTCATGCTTGCTAACATCGAAGAAAATGTGACACCGGTATTTCCTGACTCCTGGTCGAACACCCCCATCTTCTTCCACTCCTTTTCcccaccttcttcttttctaccgTCTTCCCTTGTGCTCTATGAAGCGTCGTTGCAGTGGCAACACGAGAGGCAAGTCAAAGGCTGAATACACTGAGCACACAATGAGCTTGAAATAAGCATGAATGGAACCACATCTATCCCTCCCGTCACATACCGGTTCCGTCGCTGCCAGGCAAGAAACGACGACGCGCGCCTTAAAGAGGGTGAATCTTTTTGTGAACGACGATATGAGTCGACGATCCCAATTCCAGTGCCTCAAAAGATTTCACTTGGACCTCGTTTCAACCTTTTCCACCAttgaatcatttattataacattagaGCTgctcaaatattatttgttttatatttattccattatttttcagctaataatatttgtattaactCCAATGATGGAGTAACATtttcgatgaattttatttttaaacatttagtTGTTGTACGAGaattaagataaatttttttaataatctatttccttttcgatTATCTGTTAGCTTGAAATTTAATGGGTAATTTACATCGatgtatttacattatttttgacgatttttactttttcatggTTTGTCTTTGACTTTCATACTTATGCTTTCGGGAATTAATGAACGTCATTGTAACGCTATTACAATAATGGAAGAGAGACTATTATCGTAGCGAGCTACCGGGGCAGATAAGGAAGTGGAGCGTATAAAAAGCCGGGAAAGTAGAGAGTATCCATTGTTTCAATCTTCTAGACTCCGGAGACTAAACCCGGGGAATCCGTATAAAAATAGTTGGAGAGACACAacagttcattttttttttgtcttttttactCATTAGATTTAAGTTGAAAATAAGTCTGATAACGTCGTATTAAGTTTTCTATTGATATCGTAATCAGTCAAGAAGAGTCATGCGTTtgctatatattttctcgttatttttttgaataatataaatagaacgatgatttatagataattcgaaaataagaaaatatatttttcttttaatgaaacaatctttttttacaaattctaGCGTAATATAATTCGCGATTATCCATTCCACGTTATTGATAGGGGTTCTGCTTTGTCAGCTTTAACATGAAAGGATCCCAAAGAAATAACTGGATTTAGCATCTATAATTGTCTCGATAAGCAACATCTTTAATTATCCTTCGTTTATGAGGAGGTACCGAGGTATAGGACTTTTctcgtaatatttcatttcactttCAATAATGTTCTCAAGGACTGAAGGATGAATCGAACGGTCGAAGGAGCGGCTAGTCGTTCAATGATGAAGAGAAATGAGTATATCCACTTTTCGAATTACTATTTACCTCGTCGTGAGAGGCGAACCTTAGATTAGACTGGTTTTCGAATGAGAAAGTTCAAATGGCCGCACGTCTGAGCGCGTAATCGAGTAGAATCGCAAAACGAAAACTCATGGAAAGCCAATGTTAAAGGGGATGATGAAGAGTTGAAAAAGAGGGTCCTCGATGGGCTTTTATGATTCTAAACCCTTAACcggaagaatagaaaaagccTTTTATCTAATGAGTTGTAATACCCATATTGTTAAGATCGTTTGTTTGTAATTCGATTTCGTGGATTCTGTGTTCGAGGAGAACAGACGGAAAATTGTGAATATGTGCATGGAAGAATTGAGtcatttttagaaataaaagacaaaaatccGGACACGATAATGCAgtgagataattaaaaaggagTATCGGATGTATTTACTTTACAGaattctaaaaaatttttatctgatACGTTGATACCGATGATAATATCTTATTCTTATAATGAGATTCGAAAAATTCGCTCGGGCATTTTTATATCGTGCATATAGTATATATcctatatcctatatatatatatatatatatatatatatatatatatatatatatatatatatatatatgtatagcataatagagaatgagaaggagaaaacgaaCGTCCTCTTCAAACGAATgaattttacgaattttaGTTGAATACCGTGCGATGTAAAGAGATTAGAATTCAACAAGGAGTAGCC is a genomic window containing:
- the LOC124946439 gene encoding muscarinic acetylcholine receptor gar-2 isoform X1; protein product: MEVNGTQSSLNGTETNRTTAPIFTIGTDFITRWKLKRQRERLCRYVYNQILTAECTQLNGTWPDPDDPRWSSGEYGELLPEWFPTNATNISIPGNITTPMSLDIAPVLPPFELWQTVLIAICLAICILLTVGGNILVLLAFIVDRAIRQPSNYFIASLAATDMLIGTVSMPFYTVYVLMGYWNLGPLLCDLWLSVDYTVCLVSQYTVLLITIDRFCSVKIAAQYRSWRTKNRVIWMVTITWIIPALLFFISIFGWEHFIGYRDLNPGQCAVQFLKDPVFNTALIIGYYWTTLIVLFILYGGIYKTAYDMQKKSEMKQRKMQSMVALSAGAMSGMAGRAAGIGMSKTQSTLLSQDKPRVSLSGGQEDNTIGADSGQKSSKVSGSGGTEDAADKITYASTMPTETEKSERSSSPAFDSDEESTVGPSQQLSNIKKRSSLAGLVVQSGALQVFATNGRLNGIVPVKIETSVPITKKSLPTTSPVCESSTMTQKGQTLPKIQELSLLDTDNPVEPDKSSSQTLTPEQSLKSIDVYSSKQVTTSNEETTPLVQSRQLSLNSSQQNIIPPPTQFQSSPPITGSPSTSSSGDRPKSLVVPSHGQGTFDILTGLDGADLRYMDESSVILPSPSYESPPSSFSCSLANPLSTAPSSPILCNATSTATTTSLLQAALLRATQQAGANQMAPSSKQGQQQQPAMSNASSQTHPPRVFITQQTNAASQTSPTVSKVHTEVTVKAEDTKRQPVTTVIGNAKIVETSNSTTERFSDQATERFSDQVTKINNNPPQNSSSSSMVPTISGTDGQESKKQSKKRETENEEESGSRRDFVKTIGKRLKAKTQRNPTMGRQKSRTENRARKAFRTISFILGAFVACWTPYHILALVEGFCTNPPCTNEHLFMFSYFLCYANSPMNPFCYALANQQFKKTFTRILKGDLHMT
- the LOC124946436 gene encoding prefoldin subunit 5 codes for the protein MSEISLSDGSQMQQIDISNLNFQQLVHLKQQMDQELNVFQDSLHKLKLAQSRFLESGSCLEKITPKVQGKEILVPLTGSMYVTGKLANTNNVLVDIGTGYYAQKSIQDAKEYFKGRVEYVTEQMEKIQQVGLEKSKIRDATVSIIQMKIQNPM
- the LOC124946439 gene encoding muscarinic acetylcholine receptor gar-2 isoform X2, whose translation is MERNELNPRLPGIHRASKRYWLDRKLKRQRERLCRYVYNQILTAECTQLNGTWPDPDDPRWSSGEYGELLPEWFPTNATNISIPGNITTPMSLDIAPVLPPFELWQTVLIAICLAICILLTVGGNILVLLAFIVDRAIRQPSNYFIASLAATDMLIGTVSMPFYTVYVLMGYWNLGPLLCDLWLSVDYTVCLVSQYTVLLITIDRFCSVKIAAQYRSWRTKNRVIWMVTITWIIPALLFFISIFGWEHFIGYRDLNPGQCAVQFLKDPVFNTALIIGYYWTTLIVLFILYGGIYKTAYDMQKKSEMKQRKMQSMVALSAGAMSGMAGRAAGIGMSKTQSTLLSQDKPRVSLSGGQEDNTIGADSGQKSSKVSGSGGTEDAADKITYASTMPTETEKSERSSSPAFDSDEESTVGPSQQLSNIKKRSSLAGLVVQSGALQVFATNGRLNGIVPVKIETSVPITKKSLPTTSPVCESSTMTQKGQTLPKIQELSLLDTDNPVEPDKSSSQTLTPEQSLKSIDVYSSKQVTTSNEETTPLVQSRQLSLNSSQQNIIPPPTQFQSSPPITGSPSTSSSGDRPKSLVVPSHGQGTFDILTGLDGADLRYMDESSVILPSPSYESPPSSFSCSLANPLSTAPSSPILCNATSTATTTSLLQAALLRATQQAGANQMAPSSKQGQQQQPAMSNASSQTHPPRVFITQQTNAASQTSPTVSKVHTEVTVKAEDTKRQPVTTVIGNAKIVETSNSTTERFSDQATERFSDQVTKINNNPPQNSSSSSMVPTISGTDGQESKKQSKKRETENEEESGSRRDFVKTIGKRLKAKTQRNPTMGRQKSRTENRARKAFRTISFILGAFVACWTPYHILALVEGFCTNPPCTNEHLFMFSYFLCYANSPMNPFCYALANQQFKKTFTRILKGDLHMT